A DNA window from Helianthus annuus cultivar XRQ/B chromosome 15, HanXRQr2.0-SUNRISE, whole genome shotgun sequence contains the following coding sequences:
- the LOC110914473 gene encoding protein FAR1-RELATED SEQUENCE 5-like has translation MMSTTVDGVRICPTTGNQYYTPIVPDSSKPVVGMHFQSIDSAFNFYKKYAKLSGFEGRKHTQSSKNGVVIRKYFVCAKEGSATSCAVDTVNDSVGADKKLNDRRRRPSKRTGCKAHIRLSLTPKNTYRISHVFEEHNHSFVDEEDYHLLASSRKLTFTEEQLLSDFSEMNIGPVRAFNLMRKIRGGFDKVGVTSTDCKNFKRDINLFIGEFDVDMAVQRLMKKKLYLPNFSCEFYCDEKGALAGLFWADEEMKLNYEVFGDVMSFDATFRTNMYFIHFL, from the exons ATGATGTCTACTACTGTCGATG GAGTTCGTATCTGTCCAACTACTGGTAATCAGTATTATACTCCTATTGTTCCAGATTCTTCCAAACCTGTAGTTGGTATGCATTTCCAGTCAATTGATTCTGCCTTTAATTTCTATAAGAAGTATGCTAAGTTATCTGGGTTTGAGGGTCGAAAGCATACTCAATCTTCAAAAAATGGTGTTGTGATTAGAAAGTACTTTGTTTGTGCGAAAGAGGGTTCAGCGACATCCTGTGCTGTTGACACGGTAAATGATAGTGTTGGTGCTGATAAAAAGTTAAATGACCGAAGGAGGAGACCTTCTAAACGTACCGGATGTAAGGCACACATCCGTTTGTCTTTAACTCCAAAAAATACTTATAGAATTTCTCATGTATTTGAGGAGCATAATCATTCTTTTGTTGATGAAGAGGATTATCATCTTTTAGCTTCGTCTAGAAAGTTGACATTCACTGAAGAGcaactgctttctgatttttcTGAGATGAATATTGGTCCAGTTAGGGCATTCAACCTTATGAGAAAGATTCGTGGTGGATTTGATAAGGTTGGAGTGACGTCTACTGATTGTAAAAATTTTAAAAGAGATATTAATTTGTTCATTGGAGAGTTTGATGTGGATATGGCTGTCCAACGTCTTATGAAGAAGAAGCTGTATTTGCCGAATTTTTCTTGTGAATTTTATTGTGATGAAAAAGGTGCTCTTGCTGGATTATTTTGGGCTGATGAAGAAATGAAACTGAATTATGAGGTCTTTGGGGATGTTATGTCTTTTGATGCTACGTTCCGTACGAACATGTATTTTATTCACTTTTTGTAG
- the LOC110914474 gene encoding protein FAR1-RELATED SEQUENCE 5-like, which produces MSRLLVLCAESYKWLLQSFLKAFGVAPKVVVTDQDAAMKIAIRDVFPDTRHRLCMWHIMIKVSEKVGTELSQDEVFKEDICDVVWTDALEPAQFETQWCDLMIKYNLTSNSWLSDMYNLRSDWIPAYYRHEHMSGLMRTTSRSESENHFFGQLTNTKLSLVEFLSHFDTAMESQRFKRSKRDHDTRYTQPRMKTNYELELEAAKIYTRGIFFDVQEEIRLACKNCMCRREEEVGDSIKFYILQVNLPGLHEVLFTPKDMEIKCSCNRYEQYGLLCRHAFCVLRLCGIKEFPKKYVMGRWTRDVVPKKTKVSSFDQNAAGNQVERASSIVREIMTATEHIVNRLVTNIDLLSLYRDQVIESKLKVDSADLPAESLDKNARLANILHADQPCSSSSATILPPSGIRNKGCGSNKRLKSFREVSSSRISKKTKTRGCLICGGHGHNSRTCKMKTTVADSQKSS; this is translated from the exons ATGTCACGTTTGCTGGTTCTTTGTGCtgaatcatataaatggcttctTCAAAGTTTTTTGAAGGCTTTTGGTGTTGCACCTAAGGTGGTTGTGACTGATCAGGACGCTGCAATGAAAATTGCCATCCGAGATGTTTTCCCAGATACCAGACATCGTTTGTGTATGTGGCATATAATGATCAAAGTTTCTGAAAAG gtTGGTACTGAGCTATCACAAGATGAGGTTTTTAAAGAAGATATATGTGATGTTGTATGGACTGATGCTCTTGAACCAGCACAGTTTGAGACACAATGGTGTGATTTAATGATTAAGTACAACCTTACTAGTAACAGCTGGCTGTCTGATATGTACAACCTCAGATCAGATTGGATTCCTGCATACTATCGTCATGAACATATGTCCGGTCTTATGCGTACAACATCTAGGTCTGAGAGTGAAAATCATTTTTTTGGTCAATTAACCAACACAAAATTGTCATTAGTTGAGTTTTTGAGCCATTTTGATACTGCAATGGAATCTCAGAGGTTTAAGCGCAGCAAACGTGATCATGATACCAGATACACACAACCTCGCATGAAAACCAATTATGAATTGGAACTGGAAGCTGCAAAGATTTATACTCGGGGGATATTTTTTGATGTTCAAGAAGAAATTCGACTTGCTTGCAAGAATTGTATGTGCAGGCGTGAAGAAGAAGTTGGTGATTCAATTAAGTTTTATATTCTACAGGTCAATCTTCCTGGCCTTCATGAG GTTCTTTTTACTCCTAAGGATATGGAAATTAAATGCAGCTGCAACCGATATGAGCAGTATGGTTTGCTATGTAGGCATGCCTTTTGTGTTCTTCGTCTTTGTGGTATAAAGGAGTTccctaaaaaatatgttatggGGCGTTGGACAAGAGATGTTGTTCCAAAAAAGACAAAAGTTTCGAGTTTTGATCAAAATGCTGCTGGTAATCAAGTTGAACGTGCTTCCAGCATTGTGCGTGAGATAATGACTGCAACTGAACATATTGTTAACCGTCTTGTTACAAATATTGACCTGTTATCGTTGTATAGAGACCAAGTGATCGAGTCGAAGTTGAAGGTTGATTCTGCTGACCTTCCTGCAGAATCACTTGACAAGAATGCAAGATTAGCTAATATTCTTCATGCTGATCAGCCATGTTCATCGTCTTCTGCTACCATTCTTCCACCTAGTGGTATTAGAAACAAGGGGTGTGGTTCAAACAAACGCTTAAAGTcttttcgtgaggtatcatcttCAAGAATATCAAAGAAAACTAAAACTAGAGGTTGTTTGATATGTGGAGGTCATGGACATAATAGTCGGACTTGTAAGATGAAGACTACTGTTGCTGATTCCCAGAAGAGCAGTTAG